The Maniola hyperantus chromosome 9, iAphHyp1.2, whole genome shotgun sequence genome includes a region encoding these proteins:
- the Rbp gene encoding RIMS-binding protein 2 isoform X5, with the protein MNAYGMSSGAETDALSRRLREAERARADAERMHADALAQLRSAQRSPHDSHNVEQLQSRVRELEKKAALETVRCEELQLELSSAMRARGTTTTATWSTQASQPASEIERIMAKIEQDNRILAELEHSRSTTHGIHSSGSNQALGEFHSPTPSPLPHSYTTATGHAALCQSNTMPTLSSLHATSQFTAPSSNSMAYSMSAHNPTSYSNPVSGSYGMSNTHQVTFTNPVTAPLVNNISQISSTLAGLQSNIQNLGNVSAMSLGGSLGPAITGTMTGTGLSSCLNNPPTSLPGGLTSTLAGLASNLSGALGNPLSNLTGGSQLGALNTSLTGASGYGSGAGTYTNPLLSSGLGTNTMNIKLKPIDEIDLGLSRYGTNNPSMVRAATPVTPHQPTWNLALDSQYGTDRIGNLENFLHDRGPRSIRLLPSNMMDTDVRNTHYMNGGATSEPQVDMLDIPGKGRCCVYIARFSYEPPEVETAEGELSICSGDYLLVWGPPDPNATMLDAELLDGRRGLVPANFVQRLVGDDLLEFHQAVVATLRDADETATTAISDLSLSRDVARLSEMADINEGPEDDDNVPAPRQLTLERQLNKSVLIGWTAPEGVQQANIESYHVYVDGVLKTTVKATERTRALVEGVDANRPHRISVRSVTATRRTSRDAACTMVIGRDTGNMGPTCVRASGVTCSQAVISWLPANSNHQHVVCVNNVEVRTVKPGVYRHTITGLAPSTQYRVTVRAKHLRAGPPGVPIEEAPGAYTDFRTLPKGLPDPPNEIMVEAGPQDGTLLVTWQPVLRPPASGPVTGYAVYADGKKVTDVDSPTGDHALIDIGKLIGLNPKCVTVRTKSRDSQSSDSAPTAIPPAVLRGVVARVPRGPGVGPTQPTQGFRGQRPQPYQQHQQVIEHDENLSDKEIYPTANRHDPQTTQPTSGFGTGLLKSIFDKITPSQASQPAQASQQPSSQQFPNTPAYHGTQQPPFQQGGQFPSNQPTQYPSQPQPYQNPPPRNHHERGRPPNPHQQQQMQQMQQMQQGQQGPMPQYGPRGAPPMGPRGPQPGQRPQQGHTQTKRCRYFMALFDYDPATMSPNPESCDEELPFSDGDIIKVWGDKDADGFYWGESRGRRGYVPHNMVAEVSEQEATGQTTAKPRDRWTDAYANQPVRRMVALYDYDPQELSPNVDADAELSFQTGQIIHVYGEMDDDGFFMAEIDGVRGLVPSNFLAEATDQYGAGSQPSQGVGVPGGRMANPGTIPGGGQGRGRGAPCGPGARGPPPPPRDNVAPAPRNHHRKTDACPLPPSQLDHNTCASNPEQANSQQARARGAASAPQTSIARTSAGNASTPTAQSPGSAATLAMPPIGTTTAVSTSPARRGGPAVVPAPTAQPATQAQQLPPTSQPNLMQKFSEMTAPGGDILSKGKELIFMKFGLGGK; encoded by the exons ATGAATGCGTACGGCATGTCGAGCGGCGCCGAGACGGACGCGCTGTCGCGGCGGCTGCGCGAGGCGGAGCGCGCGCGCGCGGATGCGGAGCGCATGCACGCCGACGCGCTCGCGCAGCTCCGCTCGGCACAGCGCTCGCCGCACGACTCGCACAACGTCGAACAGCTGCAGTCCAGGGTGCGGGAACTTGAGAAAAAG GCAGCCTTGGAAACGGTTCGTTGTGAGGAGCTCCAGCTAGAGCTGTCTTCGGCGATGCGGGCGCGCGGCACCACGACCACGGCCACGTGGTCGACGCAGGCCTCCCAGCCGGCCTCGGAGATAGAACGAATTATGGCTAAGATCGAACAAGATAACCGCATTCTGGCCGAATTAGAACATTCTAGATCCACGACCCATG GTATACATTCAAGCGGATCAAACCAGGCGCTTGGAGAATTTCATTCGCCGACACCGTCGCCGTTACCTCATTCGTACACAACCGCGACAGGTCACGCTGCCCTCTGCCAGAGTAACACCATGCCCACTCTCTCCTCTCTACATGCCACATCTCAGTTCACTGCCCCTAGCTCTAACTCCATGGCTTACTCTATGAGTGCGCACAATCCAACCTCCTATTCAAATCCTGTGTCTGGCTCTTACGGTATGAGCAATACACATCAAGTCACATTTACAAATCCTGTCACGGCTCCTCTCGTAAATAATATTAGTCAAATCTCAAGTACTCTGGCAGGGCTACAATCAAACATTCAGAATCTTGGAAACGTTTCTGCTATGAGTTTGGGTGGCTCATTAGGACCAGCAATCACCGGAACTATGACAGGAACAGGACTCTCTAGTTGCTTAAATAATCCACCGACTAGTTTACCTGGAGGACTCACGAGTACACTCGCTGGCTTAGCGTCAAACTTATCTGGTGCACTGGGAAATCCTCTATCGAATCTAACAGGAGGAAGTCAATTGGGAGCGTTGAATACTAGTTTAACGGGCGCGAGTGGGTATGGATCTGGCGCTGGTACTTATACAAATCCACTCCTGTCTAGTGGCTTGGGAACAAACACAATGAATATTAAACTTAAGCCGATAGATGAAATAGATCTCGGCTTAAGTCGATACGGAACTAATAATCCATCTATGGTCAGAGCCGCTACGCCTGTGACACCGCACCAACCTACTTGGAACTTAGCATTAGATAGCCAATATGGAACTGATAGAATAGGAAATTTAGAAAACTTTCTTCACGATCGAGGTCCGAGATCTATAAGACTTTTACCCAGTAATATGATGGATACAGACG tAAGAAATACCCATTATATGAATGGTGGTGCAACTTCTGAGCCTCAAGTTGACATGTTGGACATTCCGGGAAAAGGTCGATGTTGCGTTTATATCGCTAGATTTTCTTACGAACCGCCAGA AGTTGAAACTGCGGAAGGAGAGTTGTCTATCTGCTCTGGCGATTACCTGTTAGTATGGGGACCTCCAGATCCTAATGCAACAATGCTCGATGCAGAATTATTAGACGGCCGACGTGGTCTCGTACCTGCAAATTTCGTACAAAGATTAGTAGGGGACGATCTTTTGGAGTTTCATCAG gCCGTAGTAGCTACATTGCGTGATGCTGATGAAACTGCAACCACAGCTATAAGTGACCTCTCGCTCAGTAGAGATGTGGCACGTCTTAGCGAAATGGCAGATATCAATGAGGGCCCTGAAGATGACGACAATG TGCCTGCGCCGCGACAGCTGACATTGGAGAGGCAACTCAACAAATCCGTGCTGATCGGATGGACGGCGCCCGAGGGGGTCCAGCAAGCGAACATTGAAAGTTACCACGTTTACGTCGACGGCGTCCTAAAAACTACGGTTAAAGCGACTGAGCGTACGCGCGCCCTGGTTGAAGGAGTAGATGCTAATCGG CCACATCGTATAAGCGTCCGTTCAGTGACGGCCACTAGACGCACGTCGAGGGACGCAGCCTGCACCATGGTGATAGGCCGAGACACAGGCAATATGGGACCTACGTGCGTTAGAGCAAGCGGAGTCACTTGTTCCCAGGCTGTTATATCATGGCTCCCGGCTAATTCTAATCACCAGCATGTCGTCTGTGTCAATAATGTTGAA GTTCGTACTGTGAAACCGGGTGTATATAGACATACCATAACAGGCCTCGCACCAAGTACTCAATATAGGGTAACAGTCAGAGCTAAACACTTGAGGGCCGGGCCGCCTGGAGTCCCAATCGAAGAAGCTCCCGGAGCTTACACTGACTTCAGAACTTTACCAAAAGGTCTACCGGATCCACCAAACGAAATAATG GTGGAAGCTGGACCTCAGGACGGCACTCTGCTCGTGACGTGGCAGCCGGTGCTGCGCCCGCCCGCCTCCGGTCCGGTCACGGGCTACGCCGTGTACGCCGACGGCAAGAAGGTGACCGATGTCGATTCCCCGACCGGTGATCATGCGCTCATCGACATTGGCAAATTGATCGGCCTCAATCCCAAATGCGTTACT GTTAGAACCAAATCGCGAGACAGCCAGTCGAGCGACAGTGCTCCTACAGCCATACCACCTGCTGTACTTCGGGGAGTCGTCGCTAGGGTTCCTCGTGGACCAGGTGTCGGTCCCACCCAGCCAACTCAAGGCTTTCGAGGGCAACGACCTCAACCTTACCAGCAACATCAGCAAGTGATAGAGCATGACGAAAATCTTTCTGATAAGGAAATATACCCTACCGCTAACCGTCATGATCCACAAACAACTCAG CCCACGAGCGGATTCGGCACAGGCCTCCTAAAGAGTATATTCGACAAAATAACCCCTTCG CAGGCGTCCCAACCTGCACAAGCGTCGCAGCAGCCTTCGAGTCAGCAGTTCCCGAATACACCAGCCTACCATGGCACGCAGCAACCCCCCTTTCAACAGGGCGGCCAATTCCCAAGTAACCAGCCGACCCAGTACCCCAGCCAGCCCCAGCCGTATCAGAACCCTCCGCCCAGAAACCACCACGAGAGAGGACGACCCCCTAACCCTCACCAG CAGCAGCAAATGCAACAAATGCAGCAAATGCAGCAAGGTCAACAAGGTCCAATGCCTCAGTATGGCCCCCGAGGCGCACCTCCGATGGGGCCCAGAGGCCCTCAACCTGGCCAACGTCCGCAGCAGGGTCACACACAAACCAAGAGGTGTCGTTATTTCATGGCGCTATTCGACTACGACCCTGCAACCATGAGTCCTAATCCTGAGAGTTGTGATGAAGAATTGCCATTTAGCGATGGAGACATTATAAAG GTTTGGGGTGACAAAGACGCCGACGGCTTCTACTGGGGTGAGAGCCGTGGTCGTCGAGGCTATGTTCCCCATAACATGGTTGCCGAGGTATCAGAGCAAGAGGCCACGGGACAGACCACCGCCAAGCCCcgggacagatggacggacgcgTACGCCAACCAGCCTGTTCGAAGAATGGTCGCCCTATACGACTACGACCCCCAGGAACTTAGTCCTAACGTTGATGCCGAT GCGGAGCTGAGCTTTCAAACAGGGCAAATAATCCATGTGTACGGAGAAATGGACGATGATGGATTTTTCATGGCAGAGATCGATGGTGTTAGAGGACTGGTGCCGAGCAACTTTCTCGCGGAAGCCACTGACCAGTACGGAGCGGGCAGTCAGCCTAGTCAAG GCGTTGGAGTACCGGGCGGCAGAATGGCAAACCCAGGCACAATCCCCGGAGGCGGGCAGGGCCGCGGCCGAGGCGCGCCCTGCGGCCCTGGCGCGCGCGGTCCGCCTCCGCCGCCCCGGGACAACGTCGCGCCGGCACCGAGGAACCATCATCGAAAAACAG ATGCCTGCCCTCTTCCCCCTTCTCAGTTAGACCACAACACATGCGCCAGTAATCCAGAACAGGCGAATTCTCAG CAGGCGAGGGCGAGAGGCGCGGCGAGCGCGCCGCAGACGAGCATCGCGCGCACGAGCGCTGGTAACGCAAGCACGCCCACCGCGCAGTCGCCCGGCTCCGcagccacgctggccatgccGCCCATCGGCACCACCACGGCCGTGAGCACatcgccggcgcggcgcggcggcccgGCCGTCGTGCCCGCGCCCACCGCGCAGCCCGCCACGCAGGCGCAGCAGCTGCCGCCCACGTCGCAGCCCAACCTCATGCAGAAGTTCAGTGAGATGACCGCGCCCGGTGGCGACATCCTCAGCAAGGGCAAGGAGCTCATCTTCATGAAGTTCGGCCTCGGCGGCAAATAA
- the Rbp gene encoding RIMS-binding protein 2 isoform X4: MNAYGMSSGAETDALSRRLREAERARADAERMHADALAQLRSAQRSPHDSHNVEQLQSRVRELEKKAALETVRCEELQLELSSAMRARGTTTTATWSTQASQPASEIERIMAKIEQDNRILAELEHSRSTTHGIHSSGSNQALGEFHSPTPSPLPHSYTTATGHAALCQSNTMPTLSSLHATSQFTAPSSNSMAYSMSAHNPTSYSNPVSGSYGMSNTHQVTFTNPVTAPLVNNISQISSTLAGLQSNIQNLGNVSAMSLGGSLGPAITGTMTGTGLSSCLNNPPTSLPGGLTSTLAGLASNLSGALGNPLSNLTGGSQLGALNTSLTGASGYGSGAGTYTNPLLSSGLGTNTMNIKLKPIDEIDLGLSRYGTNNPSMVRAATPVTPHQPTWNLALDSQYGTDRIGNLENFLHDRGPRSIRLLPSNMMDTDVRNTHYMNGGATSEPQVDMLDIPGKGRCCVYIARFSYEPPEVETAEGELSICSGDYLLVWGPPDPNATMLDAELLDGRRGLVPANFVQRLVGDDLLEFHQAVVATLRDADETATTAISDLSLSRDVARLSEMADINEGPEDDDNVPAPRQLTLERQLNKSVLIGWTAPEGVQQANIESYHVYVDGVLKTTVKATERTRALVEGVDANRPHRISVRSVTATRRTSRDAACTMVIGRDTGNMGPTCVRASGVTCSQAVISWLPANSNHQHVVCVNNVEVRTVKPGVYRHTITGLAPSTQYRVTVRAKHLRAGPPGVPIEEAPGAYTDFRTLPKGLPDPPNEIMVEAGPQDGTLLVTWQPVLRPPASGPVTGYAVYADGKKVTDVDSPTGDHALIDIGKLIGLNPKCVTVRTKSRDSQSSDSAPTAIPPAVLRGVVARVPRGPGVGPTQPTQGFRGQRPQPYQQHQQVIEHDENLSDKEIYPTANRHDPQTTQPTSGFGTGLLKSIFDKITPSQQASQPAQASQQPSSQQFPNTPAYHGTQQPPFQQGGQFPSNQPTQYPSQPQPYQNPPPRNHHERGRPPNPHQQQQMQQMQQMQQGQQGPMPQYGPRGAPPMGPRGPQPGQRPQQGHTQTKRCRYFMALFDYDPATMSPNPESCDEELPFSDGDIIKVWGDKDADGFYWGESRGRRGYVPHNMVAEVSEQEATGQTTAKPRDRWTDAYANQPVRRMVALYDYDPQELSPNVDADAELSFQTGQIIHVYGEMDDDGFFMAEIDGVRGLVPSNFLAEATDQYGAGSQPSQGVGVPGGRMANPGTIPGGGQGRGRGAPCGPGARGPPPPPRDNVAPAPRNHHRKTDACPLPPSQLDHNTCASNPEQANSQQARARGAASAPQTSIARTSAGNASTPTAQSPGSAATLAMPPIGTTTAVSTSPARRGGPAVVPAPTAQPATQAQQLPPTSQPNLMQKFSEMTAPGGDILSKGKELIFMKFGLGGK; the protein is encoded by the exons ATGAATGCGTACGGCATGTCGAGCGGCGCCGAGACGGACGCGCTGTCGCGGCGGCTGCGCGAGGCGGAGCGCGCGCGCGCGGATGCGGAGCGCATGCACGCCGACGCGCTCGCGCAGCTCCGCTCGGCACAGCGCTCGCCGCACGACTCGCACAACGTCGAACAGCTGCAGTCCAGGGTGCGGGAACTTGAGAAAAAG GCAGCCTTGGAAACGGTTCGTTGTGAGGAGCTCCAGCTAGAGCTGTCTTCGGCGATGCGGGCGCGCGGCACCACGACCACGGCCACGTGGTCGACGCAGGCCTCCCAGCCGGCCTCGGAGATAGAACGAATTATGGCTAAGATCGAACAAGATAACCGCATTCTGGCCGAATTAGAACATTCTAGATCCACGACCCATG GTATACATTCAAGCGGATCAAACCAGGCGCTTGGAGAATTTCATTCGCCGACACCGTCGCCGTTACCTCATTCGTACACAACCGCGACAGGTCACGCTGCCCTCTGCCAGAGTAACACCATGCCCACTCTCTCCTCTCTACATGCCACATCTCAGTTCACTGCCCCTAGCTCTAACTCCATGGCTTACTCTATGAGTGCGCACAATCCAACCTCCTATTCAAATCCTGTGTCTGGCTCTTACGGTATGAGCAATACACATCAAGTCACATTTACAAATCCTGTCACGGCTCCTCTCGTAAATAATATTAGTCAAATCTCAAGTACTCTGGCAGGGCTACAATCAAACATTCAGAATCTTGGAAACGTTTCTGCTATGAGTTTGGGTGGCTCATTAGGACCAGCAATCACCGGAACTATGACAGGAACAGGACTCTCTAGTTGCTTAAATAATCCACCGACTAGTTTACCTGGAGGACTCACGAGTACACTCGCTGGCTTAGCGTCAAACTTATCTGGTGCACTGGGAAATCCTCTATCGAATCTAACAGGAGGAAGTCAATTGGGAGCGTTGAATACTAGTTTAACGGGCGCGAGTGGGTATGGATCTGGCGCTGGTACTTATACAAATCCACTCCTGTCTAGTGGCTTGGGAACAAACACAATGAATATTAAACTTAAGCCGATAGATGAAATAGATCTCGGCTTAAGTCGATACGGAACTAATAATCCATCTATGGTCAGAGCCGCTACGCCTGTGACACCGCACCAACCTACTTGGAACTTAGCATTAGATAGCCAATATGGAACTGATAGAATAGGAAATTTAGAAAACTTTCTTCACGATCGAGGTCCGAGATCTATAAGACTTTTACCCAGTAATATGATGGATACAGACG tAAGAAATACCCATTATATGAATGGTGGTGCAACTTCTGAGCCTCAAGTTGACATGTTGGACATTCCGGGAAAAGGTCGATGTTGCGTTTATATCGCTAGATTTTCTTACGAACCGCCAGA AGTTGAAACTGCGGAAGGAGAGTTGTCTATCTGCTCTGGCGATTACCTGTTAGTATGGGGACCTCCAGATCCTAATGCAACAATGCTCGATGCAGAATTATTAGACGGCCGACGTGGTCTCGTACCTGCAAATTTCGTACAAAGATTAGTAGGGGACGATCTTTTGGAGTTTCATCAG gCCGTAGTAGCTACATTGCGTGATGCTGATGAAACTGCAACCACAGCTATAAGTGACCTCTCGCTCAGTAGAGATGTGGCACGTCTTAGCGAAATGGCAGATATCAATGAGGGCCCTGAAGATGACGACAATG TGCCTGCGCCGCGACAGCTGACATTGGAGAGGCAACTCAACAAATCCGTGCTGATCGGATGGACGGCGCCCGAGGGGGTCCAGCAAGCGAACATTGAAAGTTACCACGTTTACGTCGACGGCGTCCTAAAAACTACGGTTAAAGCGACTGAGCGTACGCGCGCCCTGGTTGAAGGAGTAGATGCTAATCGG CCACATCGTATAAGCGTCCGTTCAGTGACGGCCACTAGACGCACGTCGAGGGACGCAGCCTGCACCATGGTGATAGGCCGAGACACAGGCAATATGGGACCTACGTGCGTTAGAGCAAGCGGAGTCACTTGTTCCCAGGCTGTTATATCATGGCTCCCGGCTAATTCTAATCACCAGCATGTCGTCTGTGTCAATAATGTTGAA GTTCGTACTGTGAAACCGGGTGTATATAGACATACCATAACAGGCCTCGCACCAAGTACTCAATATAGGGTAACAGTCAGAGCTAAACACTTGAGGGCCGGGCCGCCTGGAGTCCCAATCGAAGAAGCTCCCGGAGCTTACACTGACTTCAGAACTTTACCAAAAGGTCTACCGGATCCACCAAACGAAATAATG GTGGAAGCTGGACCTCAGGACGGCACTCTGCTCGTGACGTGGCAGCCGGTGCTGCGCCCGCCCGCCTCCGGTCCGGTCACGGGCTACGCCGTGTACGCCGACGGCAAGAAGGTGACCGATGTCGATTCCCCGACCGGTGATCATGCGCTCATCGACATTGGCAAATTGATCGGCCTCAATCCCAAATGCGTTACT GTTAGAACCAAATCGCGAGACAGCCAGTCGAGCGACAGTGCTCCTACAGCCATACCACCTGCTGTACTTCGGGGAGTCGTCGCTAGGGTTCCTCGTGGACCAGGTGTCGGTCCCACCCAGCCAACTCAAGGCTTTCGAGGGCAACGACCTCAACCTTACCAGCAACATCAGCAAGTGATAGAGCATGACGAAAATCTTTCTGATAAGGAAATATACCCTACCGCTAACCGTCATGATCCACAAACAACTCAG CCCACGAGCGGATTCGGCACAGGCCTCCTAAAGAGTATATTCGACAAAATAACCCCTTCG CAGCAGGCGTCCCAACCTGCACAAGCGTCGCAGCAGCCTTCGAGTCAGCAGTTCCCGAATACACCAGCCTACCATGGCACGCAGCAACCCCCCTTTCAACAGGGCGGCCAATTCCCAAGTAACCAGCCGACCCAGTACCCCAGCCAGCCCCAGCCGTATCAGAACCCTCCGCCCAGAAACCACCACGAGAGAGGACGACCCCCTAACCCTCACCAG CAGCAGCAAATGCAACAAATGCAGCAAATGCAGCAAGGTCAACAAGGTCCAATGCCTCAGTATGGCCCCCGAGGCGCACCTCCGATGGGGCCCAGAGGCCCTCAACCTGGCCAACGTCCGCAGCAGGGTCACACACAAACCAAGAGGTGTCGTTATTTCATGGCGCTATTCGACTACGACCCTGCAACCATGAGTCCTAATCCTGAGAGTTGTGATGAAGAATTGCCATTTAGCGATGGAGACATTATAAAG GTTTGGGGTGACAAAGACGCCGACGGCTTCTACTGGGGTGAGAGCCGTGGTCGTCGAGGCTATGTTCCCCATAACATGGTTGCCGAGGTATCAGAGCAAGAGGCCACGGGACAGACCACCGCCAAGCCCcgggacagatggacggacgcgTACGCCAACCAGCCTGTTCGAAGAATGGTCGCCCTATACGACTACGACCCCCAGGAACTTAGTCCTAACGTTGATGCCGAT GCGGAGCTGAGCTTTCAAACAGGGCAAATAATCCATGTGTACGGAGAAATGGACGATGATGGATTTTTCATGGCAGAGATCGATGGTGTTAGAGGACTGGTGCCGAGCAACTTTCTCGCGGAAGCCACTGACCAGTACGGAGCGGGCAGTCAGCCTAGTCAAG GCGTTGGAGTACCGGGCGGCAGAATGGCAAACCCAGGCACAATCCCCGGAGGCGGGCAGGGCCGCGGCCGAGGCGCGCCCTGCGGCCCTGGCGCGCGCGGTCCGCCTCCGCCGCCCCGGGACAACGTCGCGCCGGCACCGAGGAACCATCATCGAAAAACAG ATGCCTGCCCTCTTCCCCCTTCTCAGTTAGACCACAACACATGCGCCAGTAATCCAGAACAGGCGAATTCTCAG CAGGCGAGGGCGAGAGGCGCGGCGAGCGCGCCGCAGACGAGCATCGCGCGCACGAGCGCTGGTAACGCAAGCACGCCCACCGCGCAGTCGCCCGGCTCCGcagccacgctggccatgccGCCCATCGGCACCACCACGGCCGTGAGCACatcgccggcgcggcgcggcggcccgGCCGTCGTGCCCGCGCCCACCGCGCAGCCCGCCACGCAGGCGCAGCAGCTGCCGCCCACGTCGCAGCCCAACCTCATGCAGAAGTTCAGTGAGATGACCGCGCCCGGTGGCGACATCCTCAGCAAGGGCAAGGAGCTCATCTTCATGAAGTTCGGCCTCGGCGGCAAATAA